One window from the genome of Natronomonas pharaonis DSM 2160 encodes:
- the hisB gene encoding imidazoleglycerol-phosphate dehydratase HisB codes for MTDRTAAATRETAETEIEVTLDLDGDGESTVDTGIGFFDHMLEAFAKHGLFDLTVRCDGDLDIDDHHTVEDIGIVLGECLADALGDKRGIVRYADRAVPLDEAVADVVVDVSGRPRFYFDGAFSQPYIGEFTSDMARHFAESLALNAGLTLHLSIEGENAHHEVEALFKALARSLDDATRVDDRRSDTPSTKGEL; via the coding sequence ATGACAGACCGGACGGCGGCCGCGACCCGCGAAACGGCCGAGACAGAAATCGAGGTCACGCTCGACCTCGACGGCGACGGCGAGAGCACCGTCGACACCGGCATTGGCTTCTTCGACCACATGCTCGAAGCGTTCGCCAAGCATGGCCTCTTCGACCTCACGGTCCGCTGTGACGGCGACCTCGACATTGACGACCACCACACGGTCGAGGACATCGGTATCGTCCTCGGGGAGTGTCTGGCCGACGCCCTCGGGGACAAGCGCGGTATCGTTCGCTATGCCGACCGAGCGGTTCCGCTCGATGAAGCCGTCGCCGATGTCGTCGTCGATGTTTCCGGCCGTCCTCGGTTCTATTTCGACGGCGCGTTCTCACAGCCCTATATCGGTGAGTTCACAAGCGACATGGCCCGGCATTTCGCCGAATCGCTGGCGCTGAACGCGGGGCTGACGCTGCATCTCTCCATTGAGGGGGAGAACGCCCACCACGAGGTCGAGGCGCTTTTCAAGGCGCTTGCGCGGTCGCTTGACGACGCCACACGCGTCGACGACCGACGAAGCGATACGCCGAGCACGAAAGGAGAGCTGTAG
- a CDS encoding MaoC family dehydratase, whose product MARYFEDVEVGEMYELDGRYEITEDEITEFAEKYDPQPFHLDQEAAEESIFGSLAASGWHTASACMRLFVDEFLDAETSMGARGIDNLRWKQPVYPGDEIRIEVEIVDKRPSESRPGMGHIKTRLRGYNQDDEEVIEWTALGMTRRRNPDA is encoded by the coding sequence ATGGCACGATACTTCGAGGACGTTGAGGTCGGCGAGATGTACGAACTCGACGGCCGCTATGAGATAACCGAAGACGAAATCACGGAGTTCGCGGAAAAATACGACCCCCAGCCGTTCCATCTGGACCAAGAGGCGGCCGAGGAGTCGATTTTCGGCTCGCTGGCGGCGTCGGGCTGGCACACCGCCTCGGCGTGTATGCGGCTCTTTGTCGATGAGTTCCTCGATGCCGAGACGTCGATGGGTGCCCGCGGTATCGACAACCTCCGGTGGAAGCAGCCGGTCTATCCCGGCGACGAAATCCGAATCGAGGTCGAAATCGTCGACAAGCGACCCTCCGAGAGTCGGCCGGGGATGGGCCACATCAAAACGCGGCTGCGAGGCTACAATCAGGACGACGAGGAGGTCATCGAGTGGACGGCGCTTGGGATGACCCGCCGGCGGAATCCGGACGCGTAG